From a single Phragmites australis chromosome 7, lpPhrAust1.1, whole genome shotgun sequence genomic region:
- the LOC133924090 gene encoding mediator of RNA polymerase II transcription subunit 30-like codes for MSSAAARLRQELAAEGQRHLEETIAAASQILASMNDELCNPALWSSASAGSQSQHPSHHAAATPPLHSADSDAAGAAGGGVGGAPGSGGSLDDARHRYKSAVAALRASIAAVSSCAQDMGSTVFISDQAEVERLEEHASSLRKEIESKNKQVKLLMDQLRDLITDISMWQSPCSV; via the exons ATGTCCTCCGCGGCGGCGCGGCTGCGGCAGGAGCTGGCGGCGGAGGGTCAGAGACATCTGGAGGAGACCATCGCCGCCGCGTCCCAGATCCTCGCCTCCATGAACGACGAGCTCTGCAACCCCGCGCTATggtcctccgcctccgccgggTCCCAGAGCCAGCACCCCAGCCACCACGCTGCTGCTACTCCCCCGCTGCACTCCGCCGACTCCGACGCCGCTGGCGCCGCCGGAGGGGGCGTGGGGGGAGCGCCGGGCTCCGGCGGGTCGCTCGACGATGCGAGGCACCGGTACAAGTCCGCCGTGGCGGCGCTGCGAGCGTCCATCGCCGCCGTCTCATCCTGCGCTCAG GACATGGGATCAACAGTATTCATATCTGACCAAGCTgaggttgagagattggaagagcATGCATCTTCTTTGAGAAAG GAAATTGAAAGCAAAAACAAGCAAGTAAAGCTCCTCATGGATCAGCTCCGTGACCTAATAACTGACATATCAATGTGGCAGAGCCCTTGCTCAGTGTGA
- the LOC133924092 gene encoding probable LRR receptor-like serine/threonine-protein kinase At1g56140 isoform X1: MSVLFLNSYGVSYVHGISLNNFTGTLPSELGNLAKLGQLYFDSSGFSGPFPSTFSKLKNLKTLWAADNDFIGKMPDFIGSLTKLQDLRFQGNFFQGPIPASLSNLTNLTSLQIGDCNFDITLRMTCIFVVMHERSPILLEVGNHKKFLWWPELM; the protein is encoded by the exons ATGTCAGTGTTATTTCTCAATTCATATGGAGTTTCATATGTTCAC GGCATTAGCTTGAACAATTTTACCGGCACACTTCCTTCTGAACTGGGCAACTTGGCCAAACTGGGGCAACT TTACTTTGATAGCTCTGGCTTCAGCGGTCCATTCCCTTCGACGTTCTCAAAGCTTAAGAACTTGAAGACCCT GTGGGCAGCCGACAACGATTTCATAGGCAAAATGCCTGATTTTATCGGGAGCTTGACTAAGTTGCAAGATCT GAGGTTCCAAGGAAATTTTTTTCAAGGCCCAATCCCAGCAAGTCTGTCCAATCTAACCAATTTGACAAGCTT ACAGATTGGTGACTGTAATTTTGATATTACGTTGCGCATGACTTGTATTTTTGTTGTAATGCACGAGCGCTCACCTATTCTATTGGAAGTTGGCAACCACAAAAAATTTTTATGGTGGCCCGAGCTCATGTGA
- the LOC133924092 gene encoding probable LRR receptor-like serine/threonine-protein kinase At1g56140 isoform X2 gives MKAEGISLNNFTGTLPSELGNLAKLGQLYFDSSGFSGPFPSTFSKLKNLKTLWAADNDFIGKMPDFIGSLTKLQDLRFQGNFFQGPIPASLSNLTNLTSLQIGDCNFDITLRMTCIFVVMHERSPILLEVGNHKKFLWWPELM, from the exons ATGAAGGCAGAG GGCATTAGCTTGAACAATTTTACCGGCACACTTCCTTCTGAACTGGGCAACTTGGCCAAACTGGGGCAACT TTACTTTGATAGCTCTGGCTTCAGCGGTCCATTCCCTTCGACGTTCTCAAAGCTTAAGAACTTGAAGACCCT GTGGGCAGCCGACAACGATTTCATAGGCAAAATGCCTGATTTTATCGGGAGCTTGACTAAGTTGCAAGATCT GAGGTTCCAAGGAAATTTTTTTCAAGGCCCAATCCCAGCAAGTCTGTCCAATCTAACCAATTTGACAAGCTT ACAGATTGGTGACTGTAATTTTGATATTACGTTGCGCATGACTTGTATTTTTGTTGTAATGCACGAGCGCTCACCTATTCTATTGGAAGTTGGCAACCACAAAAAATTTTTATGGTGGCCCGAGCTCATGTGA